A region from the uncultured Holophaga sp. genome encodes:
- a CDS encoding IclR family transcriptional regulator, with product MARIGGRTRNSLEGAPEDNGDIFVQALGRGLSMLSLFDVEHPEWGLDELSRATGTSKTTAYRMLRTLELKGFLAFDPRTERYHIGPATIPVAYLSLSYVGFARSTHPILERLAADTGETVELAVEGEGGAVVVDQVATRHPFKPNLPLGRVMRNLANSCVKALAAHLPPAARERLLRAPHPVLTPHTLTDPMRLAEELAEVLREGRAYDQEEQDLGICAVSVPVFGAGHQLKAILTVIAPVERFGVKERKRITEMARASAGELARVFGRPETP from the coding sequence TTGGCGCGGATCGGTGGAAGGACCCGGAACTCCCTGGAGGGAGCTCCCGAAGACAACGGGGACATCTTCGTCCAGGCCCTGGGCCGGGGGCTCTCCATGCTGAGCCTCTTTGATGTGGAGCATCCGGAGTGGGGCCTGGACGAGCTCTCCCGGGCGACGGGCACCTCGAAGACCACGGCCTACCGGATGCTCCGAACCCTGGAGCTCAAGGGCTTTCTGGCCTTCGATCCCCGGACGGAGCGGTACCACATCGGCCCTGCCACCATCCCCGTGGCCTACCTCTCCCTCAGCTACGTCGGCTTCGCCCGCTCCACCCATCCCATCCTGGAGCGGCTGGCGGCGGATACGGGCGAGACCGTGGAACTGGCGGTGGAGGGCGAGGGGGGCGCCGTGGTGGTGGACCAGGTGGCCACACGTCACCCCTTCAAGCCCAACCTGCCTCTGGGCCGGGTCATGCGCAACCTGGCCAACTCCTGCGTGAAGGCCCTGGCCGCCCATCTTCCCCCCGCGGCCCGGGAGCGGCTCCTCCGGGCCCCCCACCCCGTGCTCACACCCCATACCCTCACGGATCCGATGCGGCTTGCGGAGGAGCTGGCGGAGGTGCTCCGGGAGGGGCGGGCATACGACCAGGAGGAGCAGGACCTGGGCATCTGCGCCGTCTCGGTGCCGGTCTTCGGAGCGGGGCATCAACTCAAGGCCATCCTGACCGTCATCGCTCCGGTGGAGCGCTTCGGGGTGAAGGAGCGCAAGCGGATCACGGAAATGGCCAGGGCCTCCGCCGGCGAGCTGGCAAGGGTCTTCGGGCGTCCGGAGACTCCCTGA
- the gpmI gene encoding 2,3-bisphosphoglycerate-independent phosphoglycerate mutase produces MIPGPITLLILDGLGDGPRNAFDAPFVAGMPHLNDLRRRYAATQLQTSGEAVGLPEGQFGNSEVGHMNLGAGRVVWQELTRIDAAIRKGSFRENPAMGYLMRNLRTTGGRLHLMGLVSDGGVHSHQSHLAALAQWAQAEGVATTIHAYLDGRDTEQKSAGTYLQWVQKQLSDCPLVKLGSLCGRYVVMDRDNRWERVERAWRMLVDGQAEQEAPDALSGVRAAYDRGETDEFVAPTRLPDFHPIQDGDGVIFFNFRADRARQFCHALVNPAFEGFPQAHRPKVKLLTFTQYDRELEPYVSVAYPPQNLTRILGEVIAERGLRQLRTAETEKYAHVTYFFNGGKEDPLVGEDRILVPSPKVATYDLQPEMSAHEVTRGVVKALQGEDYALVVCNLANGDMVGHTGVLDAAVTACAVVDDAVRQIVRATLDRQGAVLITADHGNSEIMRDEKGNPHTAHTMSPVPAVLVGQGFEGRQLRTGGALCDVAPTLLKLMGIPQPTEMEGESLF; encoded by the coding sequence ATGATTCCCGGTCCGATCACGCTCCTCATCCTGGATGGCCTGGGGGATGGCCCCCGCAATGCCTTCGACGCCCCCTTCGTTGCGGGGATGCCCCACCTCAATGACCTGCGGCGGCGCTACGCCGCCACCCAGCTCCAGACCAGCGGTGAGGCGGTGGGACTGCCCGAGGGCCAGTTCGGGAACTCCGAGGTCGGTCACATGAACCTGGGGGCCGGACGGGTGGTCTGGCAGGAACTGACGCGCATCGATGCCGCCATCCGCAAAGGCAGCTTCCGGGAGAACCCGGCCATGGGCTACCTCATGCGCAACCTGCGGACCACCGGGGGACGCCTCCATCTGATGGGCCTGGTGTCCGATGGCGGGGTGCACAGCCACCAGAGCCACCTGGCGGCCTTGGCCCAGTGGGCCCAGGCTGAAGGGGTGGCCACCACCATCCACGCCTACCTGGATGGCCGGGATACCGAGCAGAAGAGCGCCGGCACCTACCTCCAGTGGGTCCAGAAGCAGCTCTCCGACTGCCCTTTGGTGAAGCTGGGCTCTCTCTGTGGCCGGTACGTGGTCATGGATCGCGACAACCGCTGGGAGCGGGTGGAGCGCGCTTGGCGGATGCTGGTGGACGGACAGGCCGAGCAGGAGGCCCCCGATGCCCTGTCCGGGGTCCGGGCCGCCTATGACCGGGGCGAGACCGATGAGTTCGTGGCACCCACCCGCCTACCGGACTTCCACCCCATCCAGGACGGGGACGGCGTGATCTTCTTCAACTTCCGGGCCGACCGGGCACGGCAGTTCTGCCATGCCCTGGTGAACCCCGCCTTCGAGGGCTTCCCCCAGGCCCACCGCCCCAAGGTGAAGCTCCTCACCTTCACCCAGTACGACCGGGAGTTGGAGCCCTACGTCTCCGTGGCCTATCCGCCCCAGAACCTCACCCGCATCCTGGGTGAGGTGATCGCCGAGCGGGGGCTGCGCCAGCTTCGCACGGCCGAGACGGAGAAGTATGCCCACGTCACCTATTTCTTCAATGGCGGCAAGGAGGACCCCCTGGTTGGCGAGGACCGGATCCTGGTGCCCTCGCCCAAGGTGGCCACCTACGATCTGCAGCCCGAGATGAGCGCCCACGAGGTCACCCGGGGGGTGGTGAAGGCCCTCCAGGGGGAGGACTACGCCCTGGTCGTCTGCAATCTGGCCAACGGCGACATGGTGGGGCACACCGGCGTGCTGGATGCTGCCGTCACCGCCTGCGCCGTGGTGGACGATGCCGTGCGCCAGATCGTCCGGGCCACCCTGGACCGCCAGGGGGCCGTGCTCATCACGGCCGACCATGGGAACAGCGAAATCATGCGCGATGAGAAGGGCAACCCCCACACGGCCCACACCATGAGCCCTGTACCGGCCGTGCTGGTGGGCCAGGGTTTCGAAGGCCGTCAGCTCCGCACCGGTGGGGCCCTCTGCGATGTGGCCCCCACCCTGCTCAAGCTCATGGGGATCCCCCAGCCCACGGAGATGGAGGGCGAGAGCCTGTTCTGA
- a CDS encoding 4Fe-4S binding protein, producing the protein MAHKISDACVSCGACASECPVQAISEGPSTYQINADTCVDCGACVSVCPTSAISPA; encoded by the coding sequence ATGGCTCACAAGATTTCCGACGCCTGTGTCTCCTGCGGCGCCTGCGCCTCCGAGTGCCCTGTCCAGGCCATCTCCGAGGGTCCCTCCACCTACCAGATCAATGCCGACACCTGTGTGGACTGCGGCGCCTGCGTCAGCGTCTGCCCCACCAGCGCCATCTCCCCCGCCTAG
- a CDS encoding aspartate carbamoyltransferase catalytic subunit, giving the protein MTQARYHFPHRHLLGIEPLVPQDIQTILDQAQAFEEVCDRPEIKIVPALRKRLVVNLFFENSTRTRNSFEIAEKRLSAEIINFSAESSSLSKGETLIDTAMNLQAMRPDLIVMRHSAPGAPILLAQHITQASIVNAGDGAREHPTQALLDAYTLRKRFGHLEGLKVAIVGDIRNSRVVRSNLWLLTKMGAHVTLVGPPTLLPRDLQETWPGISCTHDFDEILPDMDAIMMLRCQFERGTGAYIPGQGEYVRFYQLNAVRMQRAKPGVALLHPGPMNRGVEITSEVADGPNSLILDQVTNGVPVRMAVLFLLNNALMGN; this is encoded by the coding sequence ATGACCCAGGCACGCTACCACTTCCCCCACCGCCATCTCCTGGGCATCGAACCCTTGGTTCCCCAGGACATCCAGACCATCCTGGATCAGGCCCAGGCCTTCGAGGAGGTCTGTGACCGTCCCGAGATCAAGATCGTGCCGGCCCTGCGCAAACGTCTGGTGGTGAACCTCTTCTTCGAGAACAGCACCCGGACCCGCAACAGTTTCGAGATCGCCGAGAAGCGCCTCTCTGCGGAGATCATCAACTTCTCCGCAGAGAGCAGCTCCCTCTCCAAGGGCGAGACCCTGATCGATACCGCCATGAACCTCCAGGCCATGCGGCCCGATCTCATCGTGATGCGGCACAGCGCGCCTGGGGCCCCGATCCTCCTGGCCCAGCACATCACCCAGGCGAGCATCGTCAATGCGGGGGATGGAGCGCGGGAGCATCCCACCCAGGCCCTCCTGGACGCCTACACCCTCCGCAAGCGCTTTGGCCACCTGGAGGGTCTGAAGGTGGCCATCGTGGGCGATATCCGCAACAGCCGGGTGGTGCGGTCCAACCTCTGGCTTCTGACGAAGATGGGCGCGCATGTGACCCTTGTGGGGCCTCCCACCCTCCTCCCCCGGGACCTCCAGGAGACTTGGCCCGGCATCTCCTGCACCCACGACTTCGACGAGATCCTGCCGGACATGGACGCCATCATGATGCTCCGTTGCCAGTTCGAGCGGGGCACTGGGGCCTACATCCCCGGCCAGGGGGAATATGTCCGCTTCTACCAGCTCAATGCCGTCCGCATGCAGCGGGCCAAGCCAGGGGTGGCTCTCCTGCATCCCGGTCCCATGAACCGTGGGGTCGAGATCACCTCCGAGGTGGCTGATGGCCCCAACAGCCTCATCCTGGACCAGGTGACCAACGGGGTGCCCGTGCGCATGGCTGTGCTCTTCCTGCTGAACAACGCGCTCATGGGCAACTGA
- the pyrR gene encoding bifunctional pyr operon transcriptional regulator/uracil phosphoribosyltransferase PyrR: MTDACLLDAARVEAHLQRLCREIAAAFGADESLALVGIRSRGLPLAERLAGQLSSILGQEVPVGVLDITLYRDDLAEKAGVPLVRPTEIPFSLKGRTVVLVDDVLFSGRTIRAALDALLDHGRPKRVWLAVLVDRGGRELPIQADFLGLKLDVAEGQRVSVKVREVDGCDGVFLETRG, encoded by the coding sequence ATGACTGATGCCTGCCTCCTCGATGCCGCCCGTGTGGAAGCCCATCTCCAGCGCCTCTGTCGCGAGATCGCCGCTGCCTTCGGGGCCGACGAATCCCTGGCCCTGGTGGGCATCCGCAGCCGGGGCCTGCCCCTGGCAGAGCGTCTGGCCGGCCAGCTCTCGTCCATCCTGGGTCAGGAGGTCCCCGTGGGGGTCCTGGACATCACCCTCTACCGCGATGACCTGGCCGAGAAGGCCGGGGTGCCTCTGGTGCGGCCCACGGAGATCCCCTTTTCCCTCAAGGGACGAACCGTGGTGCTGGTGGACGATGTGCTCTTCTCCGGCCGCACCATCCGGGCGGCCCTGGATGCCCTCCTGGACCACGGGCGCCCCAAGCGGGTCTGGCTGGCGGTGCTGGTGGACCGCGGCGGGCGGGAACTGCCCATCCAGGCCGACTTCCTGGGCCTCAAGCTGGATGTGGCCGAGGGGCAGCGGGTCTCGGTGAAGGTGCGTGAGGTGGACGGCTGCGACGGTGTTTTCCTGGAGACGCGAGGCTGA
- the frr gene encoding ribosome recycling factor, with translation MSTQTVDSILAETKKRMKNSLETLRKEMATVRTGRANAGILDAVQVEYYGSEMPLNQLASVSVPDTSTLVIQPFDKSSIKAIETAILKSELGLNPANDGIVIRLPIPALTEERRRELTKVVHKMGEEIKTAVRNVRRDANDDVKKLEKDKTAGVSEDAAKKTLDQIQKLTDDMIKEIEETVKHKDAEIMKI, from the coding sequence ATGTCCACCCAAACTGTCGACTCGATCCTGGCCGAGACCAAGAAGCGCATGAAGAATTCGCTGGAGACCCTCCGCAAGGAGATGGCCACGGTCCGCACCGGTCGTGCCAATGCCGGCATCCTCGACGCCGTCCAGGTGGAGTACTACGGCTCCGAGATGCCCTTGAACCAGCTGGCCTCGGTCAGCGTGCCGGACACCTCCACCCTGGTGATCCAGCCCTTCGACAAGAGCTCCATCAAGGCCATCGAGACCGCCATTCTCAAGAGCGAGCTGGGCCTGAACCCCGCCAACGACGGCATCGTGATCCGCCTGCCCATTCCCGCCCTCACCGAGGAGCGGCGTCGGGAGCTGACCAAGGTGGTCCACAAGATGGGCGAGGAGATCAAGACCGCCGTCCGCAATGTCCGCCGGGACGCCAATGACGATGTCAAGAAGCTGGAGAAGGACAAGACGGCAGGGGTCTCCGAGGACGCCGCCAAGAAGACCCTGGACCAGATCCAGAAGCTCACGGATGACATGATCAAGGAGATCGAGGAGACCGTGAAGCACAAGGATGCCGAGATCATGAAGATCTGA
- a CDS encoding LEA type 2 family protein → MRAAWLVLPGLAALVSCRPPDSAAAYRKAASQLKYRIERVEPRLDMALPLDRSRLVVRIRLKVENPSEVRFHARRVAGDLGLDELGQMKRVGAFDLPQGLTLEPHSEASVVLELTFTYRDIRRNWASISQAIEKGPGVVWRVEGRATLEAFGLPFSVPFKARGEQ, encoded by the coding sequence ATGAGAGCGGCCTGGCTGGTGCTGCCGGGGTTGGCAGCCCTGGTCTCCTGCAGGCCGCCGGACTCCGCAGCGGCCTATCGGAAAGCCGCCTCACAGCTGAAGTACCGCATTGAGCGTGTGGAACCCCGCCTGGACATGGCGCTCCCCCTCGATCGCTCCCGCCTGGTGGTGCGCATCCGGCTCAAGGTCGAGAACCCCAGCGAGGTGCGCTTCCATGCCCGGAGGGTTGCAGGGGACCTGGGACTGGACGAGCTGGGGCAGATGAAGCGGGTGGGCGCCTTCGACCTCCCCCAGGGCCTGACCCTCGAGCCCCACAGCGAGGCCTCGGTGGTGTTGGAGCTCACCTTCACCTACCGGGACATCCGGCGCAACTGGGCCTCCATCAGCCAAGCCATTGAGAAGGGGCCCGGCGTGGTCTGGCGGGTGGAGGGCCGGGCCACCCTGGAGGCCTTCGGTTTGCCCTTCTCAGTGCCCTTCAAGGCCCGCGGCGAGCAGTGA
- the queD gene encoding 6-carboxytetrahydropterin synthase QueD, whose amino-acid sequence MILRKEYSFESAHFIYNHPGKCRNLHGHSYRLYVSIEGPVNPETGMVMDFGDLTRIVQTSVIEQLDHKFLNDLIPLSTSENISVWIWQQLKPLLPGLCQLELFETTGSCVVYRGE is encoded by the coding sequence ATGATCCTCCGCAAGGAATACAGCTTCGAGTCCGCCCACTTCATCTACAATCACCCGGGCAAGTGCCGTAACCTCCATGGGCACAGCTACAGGCTCTATGTCTCCATTGAGGGGCCCGTAAACCCCGAGACCGGGATGGTGATGGACTTCGGGGATCTGACCCGCATCGTCCAGACCTCCGTGATCGAACAGCTGGACCACAAGTTCCTCAACGACCTCATTCCCCTTTCCACTTCGGAGAACATCTCCGTGTGGATCTGGCAGCAGCTCAAGCCGCTCCTCCCGGGCCTCTGCCAGCTCGAGCTCTTCGAGACCACAGGCAGCTGCGTGGTCTACCGGGGCGAGTGA
- a CDS encoding AraC family transcriptional regulator, whose translation MNIQEFEAQLHGLTPFEELCRQIHFCPDPARQKDDESYRKLLASLVGNNPGIPPRIQVQPGFVTLTDTTDVSVVRQMRYTPEFLHSHGNIEVIYIYEGQCTMHSAFGDTPLHEGDLCLVSPNTLHSHGVEDDTTIMLYAMIRRSAFDTVFYDLLTHDDIISTFLIKTLYSSDANQTVIFRTKGDLELKRTFLELYFECEQSRPLRGAMLNNLSHRLLILLLRNHQESAELIHEGNAKESAAMVAMLQFVHDHYRTVTLASLASNFGISPQDISRRFKRYTGKTFNETVREIRIHKAARLLDNPKLSLAAIAASTGYTDASHLHKEFKHFYGTTPGAYRQRVIPDVQPPSTTGLGSEEPSL comes from the coding sequence ATGAACATCCAGGAATTCGAAGCCCAGCTTCACGGTCTCACCCCCTTTGAGGAGTTGTGCAGGCAGATCCACTTCTGCCCGGACCCCGCCCGCCAGAAGGACGATGAAAGCTATCGGAAGCTCCTGGCCAGCCTGGTCGGCAACAACCCAGGAATCCCGCCGCGCATCCAGGTGCAACCCGGCTTTGTCACCCTGACAGACACCACCGATGTCTCGGTGGTGCGCCAGATGCGCTACACCCCGGAATTCCTGCACAGCCACGGCAATATCGAGGTCATCTACATCTATGAAGGTCAGTGCACCATGCACTCCGCCTTCGGGGATACCCCCCTTCACGAAGGAGATCTCTGCCTGGTCTCTCCGAATACCCTCCACTCCCACGGCGTGGAGGATGACACCACCATCATGCTCTATGCCATGATCCGCCGCAGCGCCTTCGATACGGTCTTCTATGACCTGCTGACCCACGATGACATCATCTCAACCTTCCTGATCAAGACCCTCTACAGCTCCGATGCCAACCAGACGGTCATCTTCCGCACCAAAGGGGATCTGGAGCTGAAACGGACCTTCCTGGAGCTCTACTTCGAGTGCGAGCAAAGTCGGCCCCTCCGGGGTGCCATGCTGAACAACCTGAGCCATCGGCTCCTGATCCTCCTGCTGAGGAACCACCAGGAGTCCGCCGAACTCATCCATGAGGGCAATGCCAAGGAAAGCGCAGCCATGGTCGCCATGCTGCAGTTCGTCCACGATCACTACCGGACGGTCACCCTGGCCAGCCTGGCATCCAACTTCGGTATCAGCCCCCAGGACATTTCCAGACGATTCAAACGATACACAGGGAAGACCTTCAACGAGACCGTCAGGGAGATCCGTATCCACAAGGCCGCCAGACTTCTGGATAACCCCAAGCTCTCTCTGGCAGCCATCGCGGCAAGTACCGGCTATACGGATGCCAGCCACCTTCACAAGGAGTTCAAGCACTTCTACGGCACCACACCAGGGGCCTACCGCCAGAGAGTCATCCCCGACGTCCAGCCCCCTTCAACGACGGGACTGGGCAGTGAAGAGCCGTCGCTCTGA
- a CDS encoding PadR family transcriptional regulator: MDRELLKGSTPLLLLSLLADGPMYGYQIIETVRERTGGTYTLKEGALYPALHKLEATEFITSYWQTQPNGRERRYYALQPAGAAFLADKKQEWSRFVAMVEAFVGSRD, from the coding sequence ATGGACCGTGAACTCCTCAAAGGAAGCACCCCACTCCTGCTGCTCTCGCTGCTGGCGGACGGGCCCATGTACGGCTACCAGATCATCGAGACGGTGCGGGAGCGCACCGGCGGCACCTATACCCTCAAGGAGGGCGCCCTCTACCCCGCCCTGCACAAGCTGGAGGCCACGGAGTTCATCACGAGCTACTGGCAGACCCAGCCCAATGGACGTGAACGGCGCTATTATGCTCTTCAGCCTGCCGGTGCCGCCTTCCTGGCGGACAAGAAGCAGGAGTGGAGTCGCTTTGTCGCCATGGTGGAGGCATTCGTCGGCTCCAGAGACTGA
- a CDS encoding ABC transporter permease, which produces MILFALLTPYLAWLLWAALRYPVPLRYNWRSLWQRKVGTLSTAAAIAVVVGIFVVVLSLARGISRAFISSGRSDQALLIRPNSRTELGSTVDRDQARIIRVHPLVVQDAQGPLASAECFVVNLLEERDGGSANVVLRGMEPAGIRLRPQARLVTGRWFRPGLSELAVPRKMLRRFQGMTLGGTLRLEGRSWEIVGVFDAGGSAFDSEIWTDVEDLLQAKKRNVYSSMLVRVAAPGRIPTLAAVADADRRLKLEVQAEKAYYAQQTEAGKPVQVLGNLITVILTVGAVFAAMNTMYAAVAGRTAEIGTLRALGFRRREILASFQWEALMLCALGGVAGSLMAYGFNGIQTATTNFDTFSDISFAFSVTPRLMLEGVAFSLLMGLLGGLPPAWRASRIPVSEAMKG; this is translated from the coding sequence GTGATTCTCTTCGCCCTGCTCACTCCCTACCTGGCCTGGCTGCTCTGGGCGGCCTTGCGTTATCCGGTACCCCTCCGCTACAACTGGCGTTCCCTCTGGCAGCGGAAGGTCGGCACCCTCTCTACGGCTGCGGCCATTGCTGTGGTGGTGGGGATCTTCGTGGTGGTGCTGAGCCTCGCCCGGGGGATCTCCCGGGCCTTCATCTCCAGCGGGCGCAGTGACCAGGCCCTCCTCATCCGCCCCAACAGCAGGACCGAGCTGGGAAGCACCGTGGACCGGGACCAGGCCCGGATCATCCGGGTCCATCCCCTGGTCGTACAGGATGCGCAGGGGCCCCTGGCCAGCGCGGAGTGCTTTGTGGTCAACCTGCTGGAGGAGCGGGACGGAGGCAGCGCGAACGTGGTTCTCCGGGGCATGGAGCCAGCCGGGATCCGCCTGCGTCCCCAGGCCCGTCTGGTGACGGGGCGCTGGTTCCGACCAGGGCTCTCGGAGCTTGCAGTGCCCCGGAAGATGCTCCGGCGCTTCCAGGGGATGACCCTCGGAGGCACCCTGCGCCTGGAGGGCCGTAGCTGGGAGATCGTGGGCGTCTTCGATGCGGGGGGGAGCGCCTTCGACTCGGAGATCTGGACCGATGTGGAGGACCTCCTCCAGGCCAAGAAGCGGAACGTATACTCCAGCATGCTGGTGCGGGTGGCGGCCCCCGGGCGCATCCCCACCCTGGCGGCCGTGGCTGATGCAGACCGACGCCTGAAGCTTGAGGTCCAAGCCGAGAAGGCCTACTACGCCCAGCAGACCGAGGCCGGGAAGCCGGTGCAGGTGCTGGGCAACCTCATCACCGTCATCCTCACGGTGGGAGCGGTCTTCGCCGCCATGAACACCATGTACGCCGCCGTGGCGGGGAGGACCGCCGAGATCGGAACCCTGCGGGCCCTGGGCTTCAGGCGGCGGGAGATCCTGGCCAGTTTCCAGTGGGAGGCGCTCATGCTCTGTGCCCTCGGTGGCGTGGCGGGCTCCCTCATGGCCTACGGCTTCAACGGCATCCAGACGGCCACCACCAACTTCGACACCTTCTCCGACATCAGCTTCGCTTTCTCGGTGACGCCCCGGCTCATGCTGGAAGGGGTGGCCTTCAGCCTGCTGATGGGGCTGCTGGGGGGGCTCCCTCCTGCTTGGAGGGCCAGCCGCATCCCTGTGAGTGAAGCCATGAAGGGCTGA
- a CDS encoding FtsX-like permease family protein encodes MKYLHLVLRSLLRSKRRTVLTVLSLAVSVALVAVLQSVLVTLRGFTENPNSSNRIAVRHKVSITNLLPLRHAEWIRRQPGVEAAMGLQWFQGVYRDRANFFPNFADEEQYLSSIFREELLDYSESQYRDFLRDRNGCIAGQALADRFGWRVGDVITLKSEIFPLTVRLNLRCIYHSKKPSDEMGLHFHYKLLEEGVSYFKGRIGTIWVRARSPEEVPGLIERIDRHFADATEPTTSETENAFQLAFLKMMGNYTAMIHSITAAVMVAILIVTANTMAMAIRERTTEIAVLRAMGFRSLQVLGLLLAEGLLLAVIGGLLGLGLASLLAGGVRQTAGTFLPYLQDFSIAGEVLVSCLHMTMGIGLLSTFIPAYRATRRPITDGLRAL; translated from the coding sequence ATGAAATACCTCCACTTGGTCCTCCGCTCCCTTCTGCGCTCCAAGCGCCGGACGGTGCTGACGGTCCTCAGCCTGGCGGTCTCCGTGGCCCTGGTGGCGGTGCTCCAGAGCGTCCTGGTGACCCTGCGGGGTTTCACCGAGAACCCCAATTCCTCCAATCGCATCGCGGTCCGCCACAAGGTCAGCATCACCAATCTCCTGCCCCTCCGGCATGCCGAGTGGATCCGTCGCCAGCCGGGGGTGGAGGCCGCCATGGGGCTCCAGTGGTTCCAGGGGGTGTACAGGGACCGAGCCAACTTCTTCCCCAACTTCGCCGATGAGGAGCAGTACCTCAGCAGCATCTTCCGGGAGGAGCTCCTTGACTATTCCGAGAGCCAGTACCGGGACTTCCTGAGGGACCGCAATGGCTGCATCGCCGGGCAGGCCCTGGCGGACAGGTTCGGCTGGAGGGTCGGGGATGTCATCACGCTGAAGAGCGAGATCTTCCCCCTCACCGTGCGCCTCAACCTGCGCTGCATCTACCACTCGAAGAAGCCTTCGGATGAGATGGGACTCCACTTCCACTACAAGCTGCTGGAGGAGGGGGTCTCGTATTTCAAGGGCCGGATCGGGACCATCTGGGTGCGCGCCCGCTCGCCGGAGGAGGTCCCGGGTCTCATCGAGCGGATCGACCGCCACTTCGCCGACGCCACCGAGCCGACCACCAGTGAGACAGAGAACGCCTTCCAACTCGCCTTCCTGAAGATGATGGGGAACTACACGGCCATGATCCACAGCATCACGGCGGCGGTCATGGTGGCCATCCTCATCGTCACCGCCAACACCATGGCCATGGCCATCCGGGAACGGACCACCGAGATCGCGGTGCTGCGTGCCATGGGGTTCCGGAGTCTGCAGGTCCTGGGCCTGCTCTTGGCCGAAGGCCTTCTGCTGGCGGTGATCGGGGGGCTGCTGGGGCTCGGACTGGCGAGCCTTCTGGCCGGAGGTGTGAGGCAGACGGCCGGCACCTTCCTGCCCTATCTCCAGGACTTCAGCATTGCCGGGGAGGTGCTGGTGTCCTGCCTGCACATGACCATGGGCATCGGGCTGCTCTCCACCTTCATCCCTGCCTACCGGGCCACCCGCCGACCCATTACCGACGGACTGAGGGCCCTGTGA
- a CDS encoding ABC transporter ATP-binding protein, protein MIISCRSVSKSYFRGSLEIPVLQGLELDIPEGGYYALMGPSGSGKTTLLNLIAGIDRPTGGSLEVCGQALNDLDDDDLAAWRASHVGFIFQNYNLVPVLNAYENVELPLLLTDLPRRVRRERVMEALELVGLLDRLQNFPRQLSGGQEQRVAIARAIVGDPDLLVADEPTGALDARNAEEVLALMERLNRERGKTILVVTHDPKAAQHARTQVHLEKGVLERTVEVGR, encoded by the coding sequence ATGATCATCTCCTGCCGCTCGGTCAGCAAGAGCTACTTCCGGGGCAGCCTTGAGATCCCGGTGCTGCAGGGACTGGAATTGGATATCCCCGAGGGGGGGTACTACGCCCTGATGGGGCCCTCCGGCTCCGGCAAGACCACTCTGCTGAACCTGATCGCCGGGATCGACCGGCCGACGGGGGGAAGCCTGGAGGTCTGCGGGCAGGCCCTCAATGACCTGGATGACGACGATCTGGCGGCCTGGCGGGCCTCCCACGTGGGCTTCATCTTCCAGAACTACAACCTGGTGCCGGTGCTCAATGCCTATGAGAACGTCGAACTGCCCCTGCTCTTGACGGACTTGCCGAGGCGCGTGCGCCGGGAGCGGGTGATGGAGGCCCTGGAGCTGGTGGGGCTGCTGGACCGCCTGCAGAACTTCCCGCGGCAGCTCTCCGGCGGCCAGGAGCAGCGGGTGGCCATCGCCCGGGCCATCGTAGGGGACCCTGATCTCCTGGTGGCGGATGAGCCCACCGGGGCTCTGGATGCCCGGAATGCTGAGGAGGTCCTGGCCCTGATGGAGCGGCTCAACCGCGAGCGGGGCAAGACCATCCTGGTGGTGACCCACGACCCCAAGGCCGCCCAGCACGCCAGGACCCAGGTCCACCTCGAGAAGGGGGTCCTGGAGCGGACGGTGGAGGTGGGGAGATGA